The genomic segment GCTGGAAATCCCTGCTCTCGTTATGGAACTGCTGAGCTGCCTTCTTCACCAAGCTCTCACCGCTGCGCTCAATCGCGCGCGCATGATGCTCAGGACCGTTTTTCAGAAGAGGGGACTTTTCGACCGCGTGTAGACGCTCTGCGACCTGCGCAAAACTTTGGACGAGCTGCGCAAGATCGGCGCTATAGTCGATCGGTTGCTGAAGCTTCTCCTGGCCATCCAGCGCGGCTTCCACGCCCTTGCGGATCGTTGTCATTTCGTGGACCAGATCGCCGGCCAGATCCTCGACAGTCTGGCGCAGCTCCTCAAACGCCTGCGCCGGATCGCTGCCCTCGTCCTCCTGGTTGTCGATAATACCCCGCTCGAGTAGCTCTTTATCGTCATCCGTCATGCATGCTCCTATCGTTCAAGCCCTTGGCTGCGCCCACGCGAAATTTGCTGTTCCATTGCGCGAGCGACGTTCTGTTCCTGTCTGACATGGCTGATGCCGATTTCCTTGGACCGGCTGCGAACGATGGATTCCACCTGTGGATCCCGCTCGATCACGTCGGCGACCTTCCTCATCTGTCCCTCGACCTTGCCGCGCGCTCGTCATGCTGCCAGCCCTGAAGGTTCTGGCGCTCGGCCTGTAGCTTCTGCCATGTGTTGATGAGCCGATCGGCCCTGACGTTCGGATCGGCTTGCAAAGCCCGCTCCCGGTCCATGCCTGCCACAAGCTGGCCAACGCGCTCCCGGCCGGAGAGCTGGTGCATGGCCTGTTCGGTCTGTGGATCGTTCCGCATGGCAGAAACCATCAGGTTAGGCGATCCTGGCCGCTGCTGATCGAGCTGTTGACCGGCCTGCTGCAATTCCGATTTCTGACCCTCCAAAACCGGCAAGCCTTCGCGGTCCATTTTTGCAGCCGCACTCCATGCACGAGCGAAACGATCAACAGACTGCTCGAACCCGGACATTGGCCGCAAGCGGTCCGATTGGCGCTCCTGATCCTGTTTTTCTGGTACGGGCGATATCCGCAGGCTTCCGTCCTTCGACCGCTGTTGCGAAAGCGAGAGAGAGCCGCGCTCGCCAGCGCGGAGCTTCAGCCCATCGAACATGCCGCGCCGCTGCGTCTCGACCTTCTGTGGCGGTTCCTGACCCTTTTCGGATCTGGCCGGCGTCTGAGATTTGTCGCCCGCTGCCCCGCGCGAAAGTTTCAGACCATCGAAGGCGCTGCGTCGCTTTGCCTGCTGGCGGTTGTCGCTACGATCAGAGCCGGGATCCTCGCGACCGCGAACAGGACCGACCTGCAATCGAAGTCGCTCGTCATGAACGCCTGTTTCGACTGCATCCCGGTCCTGTTGCTCCCGTGCGGGATGGGCCGCAGGGGAGCGTTGATCCTGCCGCTGCATTGCAGCACGATCAACCTCGATTTCGCTGCGAATGCCGATTTGCTCGGCGATGCCTCGCCGCCCGGCGAAGTCCTTGGTGTAGTCGAGTGTGGTTTCCTTGACCCCGGAGCGGCCGAGCCGATCTCCCAGCGCCTTGAAGGCCAGTTCGTCGGCGCCATGCACTTTCCATGAATTTCGCTCGGCTGTCTTGCCGTTCGGAAGTTGCACGGTTTCAGATCCGGCATGTCCAAGCCCGATCTTCGCGCCGATCTCCTGAGCCGCGTCCTTCATCGCCCGTTCGAGATCCACGCCCCAAGTCGTGTGCCTCTGACCCTTGTCGTTTTCCAGCGTCACGAAATAGCTGTCGCGGTTGGCAGCCCTGTGCTCGTACGGCGCAACGCCATGTTCCACGAGCTTGCCTGCCTTGCGATCGTTGAACTCGTCTTTCGCCACATAAAGCTGCACGCCGTCGCGATGACGGGTCATGGCGACATAGGTCAGATGCCGGTCCATGGTCTGCGATGCCATCACGAGGGCGCGATCAACCGTCGCTCCTTGGGTCTTGTGAATGGTGGTCGCATAGCCATGGTCAAAGGACTGGTAAGTTTTCGTGGGTATGGTGACAATGCGGTCATTGTTCCGACCGCGACCAGCACCACCATCGAGCTGAACTTGTATTGCGTCCGGCTCGACGGTCTGCACTGTTCCCAACATCCCGTTCTTGACGCCAAGATCACGATCGTTCTCAGAAACACGAGACGGTCGCCAGGCGCAAAAGCACGGCGGCCGTCATTGGTCTGGAACGAGACCTCGCCACCTTCCTCGCCGCGTCCCAGCCGTTGGCTGTCCTGCAGGGCCGATCGGATATCGGCATTGATGGCGCGAACATCAGCACGACGATGGGCCATGGCGACACGGGTGCCATCCGGACGCTGTTCGCGGTCGGCAAGATAGTCCCGCACGATCTCGCCACGCGCGCCCTCGCCCGTTTCGCTGAACCGGATATCGCCACTCTGCCGATAGGCGGCCAAGCCGTCGGCGGTTTTATGGGTGGCGAACGAAACCGACGCCTCTCGCTGCCAGTCCACGCGCTGGCGGCGGATTTCGGAAAGTTCGGCATGGCCGATCTGCTCGGCGATGGCGCGGAACGGCGCGCCGGCTCCGATCGCCTGCAGCTGCTCGTGATCGCCAACGAGAACGATTTTCGCACCGGACTTTTCGGCTTCACCGACGAACCGGGCAAGCTGGCGGCTTCCGACCATGCCCGCCTCGTCGATGACGAAGACGTCGCCGCGGCCGAGCTGGTGACGATCGTTCTGCCAGCCCATTTCCCATGATGCCAAGGTGCGAGACGCGATACCGGAAGACTCCTCCAGACCCTCGGCCGCCTTGCCTGACAAAGCCGCGCCATGAACCTGATAGCCCTGCGCCTCCCAAGCCTCGCGAGCGGCCGCCAGCATGGTGGATTTTCCAGCGCCGGCATAACCAACCACGGCGGCGATC from the Ensifer adhaerens genome contains:
- a CDS encoding hypothetical protein (partial gene;~manually curated) is translated as MTDDDKELLERGIIDNQEDEGSDPAQAFEELRQTVEDLAGDLVHEMTTIRKGVEAALDGQEKLQQPIDYSADLAQLVQSFAQVAERLHAVEKSPLLKNGPEHHARAIERSGESLVKKAAQQFHNESRDFQRVAREMAGQMASARERRRQNHWLWVISLASGFAGILATLFLPSLLPFSAAPR